From Mustela erminea isolate mMusErm1 chromosome 1, mMusErm1.Pri, whole genome shotgun sequence, a single genomic window includes:
- the DOHH gene encoding deoxyhypusine hydroxylase, whose translation MVTEQEVEAIGRTLADPLQPLQARFRALFTLRGLGGPGAIAWISRAFGDDSALLKHELAYCLGQMQDPRAIPVLLDVLRDTRQEPMVRHEAGEALGAIGNPDVLEVLKQYSSDPVIEVAETCQLAVRRLEWLQQHGGQPAAAGPYLSVDPAPPAEERDVGRLREVLLDEARPLFDRYRAMFALRDAGGEEAALALAEGLQCGSALFRHEIGYVLGQLQHEAAVPQLTATLAQRAENPMVRHECAEALGAIARPACLAALRAHAADPERVVRESCEVALDMYEYETGSAFQYADGLEQLRATPS comes from the exons ATGGTGACAGAGCAGGAAGTGGAGGCCATCGGCCGGACGCTGGCGGACCCCCTGCAGCCCCTGCAGGCCCGCTTCCGGGCGCTCTTCACCCTCCGCGGGCTCGGGGGTCCCGGAGCCATCGCCTGGATCAGCCGGGCCTTTGGCGACGACTCCGCCCTGCTCAAGCATGAGCTGGCGTACTGCCTGGGCCAGATGCAGGACCCCCGGGCCATCCCTGTGCTGCTGGACGTGCTGCGGGACACCCGGCAGGAGCCCATGGTGCGCCACGAGGCCG GCGAGGCCCTGGGGGCCATCGGGAACCCCGACGTTCTGGAGGTCCTGAAGCAGTACTCCTCTGACCCTGTCATCGAG GTGGCGGAGACGTGCCAGCTGGCCGTCCGGCGGCTGGAGTGGCTGCAGCAGCACGGCGGGCAGCCGGCGGCCGCAGGGCCCTACCTGTCCGTGGACCCCGCTCCTCCCGCCGAGGAACGCGACGTGGGGCGGCTGCGGGAGGTGCTGCTGGACGAGGCCCGACCCCTCTTCGACCGCTACCGAGCCATGTTCGCCCTGCGGGATGCCGGCGGCGAGGAGGCCGCCTTGGCGCTGGCCGAGG GCCTGCAGTGCGGCAGCGCCCTCTTCCGCCACGAGATCGGCTACGTCCTTGGCCAGCTGCAGCACGAGGCGGCCGTGCCCCAGCTGACGGCGACCCTGGCCCAGCGGGCCGAGAACCCCATGGTGCGGCATGAGTGCGCCGAGGCCCTGGGAGCCATCGCCCGGCCTGCCTGTCTGGCCGCCCTGCGGGCCCACGCGGCCGACCCAGAGCGCGTGGTACGGGAGAGCTGCGAGGTGGCCCTGGACATGTACGAGTATGAGACCGGGTCAGCCTTCCAGTACGCCGACGGGCTGGAGCAGCTGCGGGCAACCCCCTCCTAG